A single region of the Pogoniulus pusillus isolate bPogPus1 chromosome Z, bPogPus1.pri, whole genome shotgun sequence genome encodes:
- the LOC135173497 gene encoding coiled-coil domain-containing protein 81-like encodes MPVVELDYEQIGKEIHFRRQIVEQCIHETLLFFAGALQDQKEVEFSFAGIGLLAVRKNELSMTFFEECLLELDATGNMLAALLRDSKMMRLVAFPGKNNFSRFRRDEVITLPRLALEKESSAAVSLKPRRELAPWGGGSRKLSVMDPVYMARRRVALSRRTTMKAAAMENVKEATRVRFLPVIHSKRQEEPKQPRPPSQPRVQLPPCDQQLSGTEMSSTHMKRADKQLKLLMAAKRQELEAEAWRQYRANRMGHNAEPSQSPCPHLFEDPQQPPHLLRKAYAEKMKGRLPERDSGQRPARHGAPNGQAELHLPRIAQKGEKMKVLEVRGRAMGLPATS; translated from the exons ATGCCAGTCGTTGAGCTGGACTACGAGCAGATTGGAAAAGAAATCCACTTCCGACGACAAATTGTGGAGCAGTGCATTCACGAGACCCTGCTTTTCTTTGCCGGGGCCCTCCAAGACCAGAAGGAGGTGGAATTCTCCTTTGCAGGCATTGGCCTCCTTGCTGTGAGGAAAAATGAGCTCAGCATGACCTTCTTTGAGGAatgcctgctggagctggacgCCACAGGGAACATGCTGGCAGCTCTTCTCAGG GACTCCAAGATGATGAGGCTTGTGGCCTTTCCTGGCAAGAACAATTTTAGCCGTTTCAGACGGGATGAGGTCATCACACTGCCAAG GCTTGCACTCGAGAAGGAATCATCAGCTGCTGTTTCCCTGAAGCCCAGGAGAGAATTGGCCCCCTGGGGCGGGGGTTCCCGCAAAT TGAGCGTGATGGATCCCGTGTATATGGCACGGCGGAGAGTTGCTCTAAGCAGGAGGACGACTATGAAGGCAGCCGCGATGGAAAATGTCAAAGAAGCCACCCGAGTCAG GTTCCTGCCAGTAATCCACAGCAAGCGCCAGGAGGAGCCAAAGCAGCCCAGGCCTCCATCTCAGCCACGGGTGCAGCTCCCTCCTTGTGATCAGCAGCTCTCGGGAACG GAAATGAGCTCCACCCACATGAAGAGGGCGGACAAACAGCTAAAGCTGCTGATGGCAGCCAAGCGTCaagagctggaggcagaagcCTGGCGCCAATACCGCGCCAACAGAATGGGACACAATGCGGAGCCAAGCCAG AGCCCCTGCCCCCATCTCTTTGAGGAccctcagcagcctccccacCTCCTGAGAAAGGCCTATGCTGAGAAGATGAAAGGGAGGCTACCGGAGAGGGACTCAGGCCAAAGGCCAGCCAGGCACGGAGCACCCAAcggacaggcagagctgcacctgCCTAGGATAGCACA gaagggagagaagatgAAGGTGTTGGAGGTCCGTGGAAGAGCCATGGGGCTGCCTGCCACATCCTGA